The nucleotide sequence ACCCACCCACCCGCCGTAGCTGCTTGGCGCGGGGATAAAACCATCAGGTGCAAAATAACGCCAACTTCGGCACCCTAATCACGCCCAACTTCGGGGTCTTGTCCGCTTTTGGTGATGCAGAGAAGGTATAGGAGAATACCAGGTGCAAACCCTCACTCTGCCAAGCCCGTGGAACTTTTACAGCATCTCCTGCCCAGCCAAACGGATGTGAGCTTGAACAGTTGGAGTATCGATCCGGCCAACCAACAGCTCGTTGTTAACCTCTGCTCGACTCAAACGGTGGCCTGTTGCCCGCTGTGTCATCGCTCCACCGATCGCATCCATAGCCACTATGAGAGAACGTTGAGGGATCTGCCATTAGTTCAATTCACGCTGACGATATTGCTCCAAGTCTGTAAGTTCTTCTGCCTCAACGAGCGTTGCCCTCGGCGTATCTTTACGGAGCGTCTGCCCGAGGTTGTCGCGCCTTGGGCCAGACGCACGACTCGCTACACGGCTCAACTGGAAGCGATGGGCTTAGCCCTCGGTGGTTCGGCAGCAGCCCGCTTGAGCCATCAGCTCGGATACGGATACAGCCCGCACACCATCTTGCGAGCCATCTCCAAATTGCCCCTACCAGTCATGGCCACGCCAAAGATATGGGGGGGGGGATTAATTTCGCCGTTTCGCACGGGTCATCATTACGGAACGATCCTGGGTCGAACTGGGAGACCACCCAACCGATCGCACTAACTCCCCGACCGGGCGGCTGGGACCTTAGCAGCCTGGTTGAAAGAGCATCCTGGGCGGTGAAGATTTTCTCGAGAGATCGCTCCAAAGCCTACAGGCGAGGCATGAGCGATGGAGCACCCGATGCCATCCAGGTAGCCGATCGCTTTCATCTGTTGCAGAATCTCGAAGAGGCTTTAGAGAAAGTCTTTAAGGGACAAACCCAGTCGCTCGAACAGGTTGAGCAGCAACAGATTCAAGCCCAACAGCCAACCGAAGCACCGACCCCCGAAGCTGCTCCGGATAGATATCGAACCCAAAGGGAAGTCAATCGGGCCATACGACTGGAGAAGTGGGAACAAACCCATGCTCTACGCAAGCAAGGCTATGCCATTAAAGACATTGCCCATCACCTCGGCATTGGCGAGCGAACGGTGTATACCTACCTGGCCGCGTCAACGTTTCCGGAATGGCAATATCCTGTGGGGCGGCGGAGAAACCCCAGTTGTTTGGATCCATACAAGGCTTACCTGTCAGAGCAATGGCAGCAAGGGCGCCAACAAACTAAACAGTTGTTTGGCGAGATCCAACAGCAAGGGTACCCGGGCAGCTATATGACCGTCGCCCGTTACACTCGGCAGTTGCGTTGCTCTCTGCCCTCCATCAAGCCCAGCCGAGAATCCCTCAATGACTTACCGGGTCGGGGACCAGCGCCATCACCCGCCACACCAGTGTCAGAGCCTTTGAGTGCCAAGCGGGCGGCTTGGCTGCTGTTGACACGGCCTGAAAACCTTACGCCTGAGGAGAAAACCCTGCTGGAAAAACTGGGCCAGCAGCCAAAGTTATCGGGGGCGATCGCTCTGGCTCAGGGGTTCATCAAACTGGTGCGCGAGCGACTGCCTGGGGAATTCGACGATTGGCTGGAGACAGCTGTGAGCAGCTCAATCAAGGCATTACGGAGTTTTGCCAAGGGTCTTCAAGAAGATTACGATGCGGTGAAAGCAGCTCTCACACTCGAGGTGAGCAATGGGCCAGTGGAGGGTCAAAACAACCGACTAAAAATGCTGAAACGGCAGATGTTTGGAAGGGCTGGGCTCGAGCTATTGGCCAAGCGCCTCATCCTAATCAGTTGATTCTTATACGAAATAAGCGCCTCATTTAGGACAGATTTAACGATCACCAAAAGCGGACAAGACCCCGAAGTTGGCGTTATTTTGCACTTGGCAGATTCTGTTGCCCGCCATTACGATTGTGAGCTGTTTTCTGCACTAGGTGCTCAAGCTCCGCCGAGGGTGCCGCCGTCTACCCCAGTTGTTCGCGCAACTCAACCAGCGACTGTGGCACATCTATCACGCCTCCACTAAAGCCCAGTTTTCTCAACGGCTGCGGCGCTTTTATGAGTGGAGTAAGACCCAGCCCAACCTTGAGGCTCTACAACAACTGCGCATCCGCCGCTTCTGGCAGCAGGGAGACCGCTTTGCCTTGGCCTACGACTGG is from Synechococcus sp. PCC 7336 and encodes:
- a CDS encoding transposase family protein → MELLQHLLPSQTDVSLNSWSIDPANQQLVVNLCSTQTVACCPLCHRSTDRIHSHYERTLRDLPLVQFTLTILLQVCKFFCLNERCPRRIFTERLPEVVAPWARRTTRYTAQLEAMGLALGGSAAARLSHQLGYGYSPHTILRAISKLPLPVMATPKIWGGGLISPFRTGHHYGTILGRTGRPPNRSH
- a CDS encoding ISL3 family transposase, giving the protein MGGGINFAVSHGSSLRNDPGSNWETTQPIALTPRPGGWDLSSLVERASWAVKIFSRDRSKAYRRGMSDGAPDAIQVADRFHLLQNLEEALEKVFKGQTQSLEQVEQQQIQAQQPTEAPTPEAAPDRYRTQREVNRAIRLEKWEQTHALRKQGYAIKDIAHHLGIGERTVYTYLAASTFPEWQYPVGRRRNPSCLDPYKAYLSEQWQQGRQQTKQLFGEIQQQGYPGSYMTVARYTRQLRCSLPSIKPSRESLNDLPGRGPAPSPATPVSEPLSAKRAAWLLLTRPENLTPEEKTLLEKLGQQPKLSGAIALAQGFIKLVRERLPGEFDDWLETAVSSSIKALRSFAKGLQEDYDAVKAALTLEVSNGPVEGQNNRLKMLKRQMFGRAGLELLAKRLILIS